In Catharus ustulatus isolate bCatUst1 chromosome 29, bCatUst1.pri.v2, whole genome shotgun sequence, the following are encoded in one genomic region:
- the LOC122149463 gene encoding ubiquitin domain-containing protein TINCR-like yields the protein MIHGAVSQPAGSWSPVSSSLECEACSVATGRNRFGRTFEAVCSRQPLQSHIPARPIWQLDAVLCHSGPAEPERMDTLRRSLSRWKRYHIKVHLADEDLMMPLTVRPRDTVMDLRALLVREGITSWKKTFYYNSRQLEEHETLKEANIQNGSVLLLVSNKR from the coding sequence ATGATTCATGGAGCTGTTTCCCAGCCAGCAGGCTCATGGAGCCCGGTGAGCTCTTCCCTGGAATGTGAAGCATGCAGCGTGGCAACTGGGAGAAACAGGTTTGGCAGGACGTTCGAAGCTGTTTGCAGCAGACAGCCTCTTCAGAGCCACATCCCTGCTCGGCCGATCTGGCAGCTGGatgctgtgctctgccacaGCGGCCCTGCTGAGCCGGAGAGGATGGACACGCTGCGCAGGAGCCTCTCCCGGTGGAAGAGGTACCACATCAAGGTGCACCTGGCTGATGAGGACCTGATGATGCCCCTGACGGTCAGGCCCAGGGACACGGTGATGGACCTGCGGGCTCTCCTGGTACGGGAGGGCATCACGTCCTGGAAGAAGACGTTTTATTACAACTCCAGGCAGCTCGAGGAGCACGAGACTCTCAAAGAAGCCAATATCCAGAATGGTTCTGTCCTCCTCCTTGTCAGCAATAAAAGGTAG